The genomic segment GAGTAAAGAAGCAGGTTTTAATGATGATTGTGGTCCTCTTCTATTCATCAGCAGGACATTCAGACTTGTTGATGGTTTTCTCTGCAGTCTGGGAGCCCAAAGACACTTTACATGTGTAAACCTTATTCATGTTCCAGTCTGATGTCTGGATGGTCAGAGAGCTGCTGATCTGGaaagtctggtctggtctctgaaCAGCAGTGCTGGTAGAGATCCCACTGCTTACTGGACTCCCAGCAAGCAACCAGCTCACATCTGAAAAAGGCCCAGACTGACTGGACAGACAGACCAGAGTGACTTTGCTGGACTGGAGCTCAGAACTGGACGGAGGGAAGACTGTCAGGACAGGAGCAGAGAGACTGGAGCCTGGAAGGACATGGAGGACATTCATAtaatcaaatcaataaaaacaaatctgtttatttcttctgtttctaataattctaaaggttttccttgaataaaaaatacaaatttttatGAGATCTGActgcaaatgaaaacaacaatccTAATATAAAGTGCATAGTTTCTTTAACTTATTTAAACATTGCTTTACATTTTTGTCTGCTTTGGTATTGACAGtgacaaataaaacaagtaaataaaaaggaaaatttaattaatacaaTTAAAGTTTTGCATAGAAAGCCAAAACCACTGTTTGTATTGATACCATCATGCAAAACACTGGACTGATTCACAGACTGTAACACaaccttctttcttttctattttttttctttcatatttgtCACAGTttgctaaaattaaaaaacGTGATTTTAGCCCTTATAAAAAAACATCCCAAATTTCATCACCTGCAGATCTTTcaatcaaaattattttatggACAAGTTGATGTTTACTGAGAAACATGctaaaaacatgacataaaatgCAACGTATGATCAACTGTCTAAAATCTACAGACCAACCTGATAAAGCTGGTATaacaattacaaataaatatgaactCAAACATTTAGCAaggaataaaaaacatgaaattaatctatataaatagaacagaaatgAAACTCCAACTCCACTGcatttatataaaattttaaacatataacATGTCTTgtttaaacaatttaaagttACTTACTTGTTACAATCAGTTTGGTTCCTTGTCCGAATACCACAGTGATTCAGTTTGTACACatggctgtacaaaaacctcctgACTGTCCCTGATGAGGGGAGTGGAACTGAAACATCTTGTTGAGACCAACGTTCACTGTCAACATCAGATGtctgattttattacaaaacacacattcaagCATGATGTTTTCTGTAGAAAAATGTCTGCAGtggtcagagagagaaaagaagagctTTTAAGAAATGTGGTTTTACATCAGAACATATTGTACATAATAATATCTCCATGTGTTTCCTGGTGAATGTTCTCAGTTGTAATTAgttaaacaaagttttattgATGGTAAATAAGTTAATGGAACTGTTATTTTCTACGaataaagattatttattaaatttaaacaacattttaaagaatgAGGCCAGGCTGAAAAATCATAGGCTGTCTTTGATGTAATGGTAGAATTTGACCATATGTGGTTTGGAAGAAGTAtgtagagcaggggtagccaacgtcggtcctcgagggcaccaatccagcaggttttccagatttccctgctccagcacacctgactcaaattaaatggatccaacagcctataaggatctccactatgacttgttagtttaagtcaggtgtgttggagcatggaaatctggaaaacctgcctgattggtgccctcgaggaccgacgttggctacccctgatgtAGAGAGACGGGGAGaccatgttaaaaattaaatcacatGATGTCAATTCAACCATTACATCATGGTTAACCTATGAACTCCAGCCTACCCTCATACAGTCTGCTAAGTTGCTTATCTTAATTTATCAGTGACGTCTATTTTTTAATCGACTTTTGAACTTGTTATAAACTATGAGGAAGGCCAGTGTTTGACAACATACTGAACGTGTTTGTGTAACAATCATCAATGGAAAttttcatccagacagattAATCCCAGATTTAACATAATATATAAGCtgaattttaaaggaaaattgaCCAGAGATgctgataatgatgatgtgatgTTATCCATCTCCTGCTTCCTGCAGGGGCTCTATTAAGATGCTGTGTAGGGTTGtattaaataatatgaaaataaatcctgttgtgaaaatgaatacattaaaataaataaaagttacataATTCATATTGGAACCATGATGGGAACATAGGATCATGAACATTGAATGAGTGGTGTAGATATTCTTTACTCTCTATTTGAGAGATAAACAGCttagatgagaaaagaaaatatgaaaattcaGATGAGAAAAGGAGGAGAGAGAATTCATATAACTCCAATTCTAATATTTCTGGaaattaaatattgaacaaagaaaaatcatgtTATAATTGGGGATAAATCCAGAAAGCAGTGAATATTTAACGTGCACTCAAGATGTACCAGTTGCACAAAAAGCAGAAGTATAGTGAGGAGGTTTTTGTCACAGTGTAAATCACTGTGATACGTCCTCACTAGCAGAGCTATCCCATGtgtgacagtaataaactgcagagTCTGCTGTCTCTGCCTGTTTGATAACAAGCTGATAATCTATGTTTGATGTAGATTTAGAGTTGAATCTGTCTGAGGAGAATCCTGCTCCAAAGCTGGGTGAACTGTGCTCATGGTAAAATCTTAGAATATACTGAGGAGTCCCACCAGGCAGCTGTTTGTACCAGCGAACATAAAAGTTTTCAGGTTTCTCAATGTTACAGTTGAGAACAACTTCTTGTCCTGTAGAAACTGAGTTAACAGCAGGAGTCTCCGTCACCAGTTTGGCTGCATCAACATCTGtcaacacacagagaaaaagacatgAATAAAAGTTTTTAGTCTGAAAACACAGAATATAAAATGAATCAGAGGAACATCTTACATGTTAGAGCAGTAATGAGGGTGCAGAGGGTCCACAGCATGATGTCAGGTTGTCTTGTAAATGTTCCTTACTGTCTAGACGAGAGATCAGCAAGTTGAAGTGAGTTAAAAAGAGAGACAGTGGCTTATAAAGACagtgtggaggaaaaaaggaggaggagagttAACACTCAATACAAGACTGATGAACAAatcaaattcttaaaaaaaagagtttttccataattaaaaacactgtgggcagaaagtttaaataattttgttttcaggaacatttctctttttattcccATTCATGCACATCAGTGGTGACCTTCAACCAGGTGAAATAAGAAACTATGAAGAATGAATTACTATGATTTACAATATAActatcatttaattaaaagtagtaaaaataataataaaaaaaataataaaaaaaaaaacaaaaacaaaaaaacaagtgtacagtatatatatatttaattgtgATATTATTTTGTCTGGCAGTTAATGTGGATATCTGCTGATATCTTCTGATAATTAATTCCCACCGTGTTAGAAAGCATTTTAACCAGTTACAAGTATTTTCAGTAGGAACTGATCACACTGAAAACACGACTCTACATAGAAATTGAAGCCAGTAAATACTTTCATTATAAACAATGTCTGGTGGAAATTGACATTTTTCGTTTATTAAACTTCTCAGGGACATGGGGACTTCATGTTGACACTGAAAGTAAACTTAGCAACGTTACAGAAAATTTTGAGAAATGTCTAACAGAGCTGTTGTAAAGTGCAAGCAGTGAAAAAAGCAGAAGTAACAATGAGCAGGTTTTTGTCACAGTGTAAATCACTGTGATACGTCCTCCTTAGCAGAGTCATCCCATGtttgacagtaataaactgcagagTCTCCTTCCTCTACATTGTTGATGATCAAACGATAATCAGATGTTGACTGGTGATTAGACGTGAATTTAGGAGAAGAGAACCCAGAGCCATATGTTGGAGAACTTGAGCTATGATAATATCTCAGCACAAACTGAGGACCTCCACCTGGAATCTGTTTATACCAGCGAGCAGCACTACCAGTAACAGTTCCCAGGTTACAGTCCATGGTGGCTGTCTCTCCTTTCCTCACAGTCAGAACAGGAGGCTTCTGTGTCAACACCGTCACACCACTCACACCTGGAAACAAGAAGATGACATGAAGTCAAGAGAAACACACAGACTGATGAATCCAGCATGAGCTCAGATCTGCAGTAAGTCAGCCTCCTACATGTTAGAGCAGTGATGAGAGTGCAGAGGGTCCCCAGCATGTTGTCAGTGTGTGCTGAAAATGGTCTGTAACTTGGAAAGTGAGCTTACTGCTGACAGAATAGAGGGTTTAGAGGATGAGGAGAGGAGGTGCTGGAGGAGTCTTTTAATACAACACTGAAACTGAGAGGACTGACAGGAGGAGGAGCTTTTCATATGATTGATGTGATGGTGGTGACAGACGCCTCCTGTTTCTCACTGTGAGGAAAGGAGAGACATCTATTATGGACTCTAACCTGGGAACTGTTAACAGTATTCCAGGACAAATTCCTCAGTTTTCACTACTTCAAAATCTCCATGCTTCATGATGTTTTCAAGgtttatgaaaacagaaaatttgtttttttaatcttcattatagacattttttttgttcttttgtttgaaaGTTCAAATTAgagctttaaaaatgtctgataaATGTACTGTAAAAGTGGGTTATAATAgtgtaaaacacaaaagaaaaaatcttgtTAAAATTGAATCTCTTCACCAATGCTACCtccttgtgtttaaatgtgatatcaaatagaaatgtaaatataattcaTTTAATATGATCTCTACACCAGGATACAACAAAACCAGAATTCCTAGTAAATTTTCCTTATCTCATAGGGATCATAATGTAATAAATTATAATGttcttttgagaaaaaaattaatattttagctACTGTTaccttgtttcttttaaatttcttttcacattcattatattaataaatacatggCAACAATAAGCCTCAAGTCATGTTGAACCTGCAGTACTTCAGTATGTTTGAGCCTCCACTCTGTccaactttgttttctctccttcCCAGTTGGTCTTTTAAAGGTTTGTAACAGTTTACAGAGAATTTCAGATAGACTGGATCCTGGAAACATACGGAAATGTTGAGTAAATGATAAATGGTATATTGCTGGGGGTAACACAGTCCCCCAGCTGTGGAAACATTACTAATTCCAAAGAAGTGGTTCAGTGGTACGATACCTCACACGTCAAGATGAATGTGAGCAAAACCAAAGAGATGGTGGTGACCTTCATTAACAGGCAGAGAGCTGCCGCAGCCGTTACCACAATCCATGGGAAGCCTGTGGAGATGgtggaaaaatacaaatatttggtGCAACGAAGCTTAGGTTCGTTACGTTGCCTGGGACTTGTAAATAGATTGTATAGCACACTAATTGCTTTTCAGATATATTTGCCCGTTAATTGACAGTTTGGTACTTTAAAATGATTCCAATCATGCACAAAGGTTGAACTGTTTATTTAATACTGATATGTGGTTTGCTTTACAGATACCTGCAAAGACAGCTGTTAACAGTGATAAACAGAATATTGTGTATAAATTTGAAGTCCATAAGTAATTTAATGGAGTAATGAGTTTTACTTACCTATTCGAAAGACCTGCTGGTTCCACTTTATCAACCTCCAAAAGAGAAATCGCCTACAGGGTACAGCCAGAGTCTGCTCTAAGATCATCTGACAGTCAACAAGAACTCTCTCTTCCATGTATGAACAGCAAAATGCAGGTTGGCCAACAGGATCATGCAGGACCCCTCACACGCTTTCCATCCTGCATTTGAGTGGCTCCCCTCAGGGCACCAACTGGACTGCCCTGGCTGCAGGACACAGAGAAGGAAAGCCACCTTTGTCCCAATGGCTGTTCACCTCCTCAACTCATCCTAACTCCCTCAAcatcccccctcctcttcctccaatCCTCAGACTGTCACACCATaaactgttttatatatataagataATAAGGTGCAGTGTTAAATGCACCTCATAATGAGCACTGCTTTTCTTTATCATgtttatgaaaatgtaatatgcatgtatatatacTTACCAAGACCTGCCTGTTAatcatgcttttctttattgtgCCGCTGACACCTGCCACCAGCCGTTTTCAATTTgtcagggagaaaaaaagtctttgtaactgaattgaaatgaattgaatccgtatttaaaatattttgacgCAAAATCAAATTCACAATTTGAGAACATTTTTGAGAGATGAAATGTGTGATGTCCATCTGAGGTTACTTGGGGAATCTTCTCATTGAGTAAAGAGTAAAGAATATCCACACCACTCATTCAATGTACATGATCCTGTGTTCCCATCATGGCTCCAATATAAAAGATGTTCCTTTGGTTTATTTTAGTGTATTTGTGTTCAAGGTTTTTACTAATATGAAGGAGACTGGATCCTGGAAACGTACAGAAATGTTTGATTAAGTTCAAATGAGTAAATGGAGTTTGTGAACCAGTTGGGACCAAATAAAACCACTTCAGTTTTACGATCATTAAAATTCAAAAAGTTAagatccatccataactttatATTACTAAGACAGTAAATAAGTTGTTGAATAGAGTGACCATCTGACTGCTTAAGGGGGAAGTAGGTGTGACAGTCGTCAGCATATAAATGGAATGAAATCCCTTGTTTGCGTAAAATAGTTCCCAGAGGCCCAAGCACAGAGCATTGACTCAACTGAAGTCCTTCAGTTGAGTGAAAACTATTTTTCCAGTATTTCACTAAAAAAAGGTAACTTGGAGACAGGTCTAAAGTTGGCTAAATTAGATGTGTCTAGACCAGATTTCTTTAGCACAGGATGAACAACCACATGCTTCAAGTCTTTCGGTACTTGGCCAAATATCAGACTGCTATTAATTAAGTTTAGTATAAAAGGTCTCCCGGTGAGAAAGACCTCATTGAGCAGTCGAGAAGGAACAATGTGACATGAAGAACAACAAGAATTCATACTAGACACAAACTTCTCTAAACTAGCGAGAGAAACTGTCTGGAATTGGTCGAGCTGGCCTGAACTAGACAATAATGTAGATGGATCAGTGGAAGGCAGTAAAATTAGAGATCTAATATCAACAGCTTTGTCaacaaagacatgaagaaaTTCGATTACATGTATTGTTCAAGGACTGCAAAGGGTCAAGTTCGTTAGTTGTCTCTCCTTTCCTCACAGTGAGAAACAGGAGGTGTCTGTCACCACCATAACATCAATCATATGAAAAGCTCCTCCTCCTGTCAGTCCTCTCAGTTTCAGTGTTGTATTAAAAGACTCCTCCAGCACCTCCTCTCCTCATCCTCTAAACCCTCTATTCTGTCAGCAGTAAGCTCACTTTCCAAGTTACAGACCATTCTCAGCACACACTGACAACATGCTGGGGACCCTCTGCACTCTCATCACTGCTCTAACATGTAGGAGGCTGACTTACTGCAGATCTGAGCTCATGTTGGATTCATCAGTCTGTGTGTTTCTCTTGACTTCATGTCATCTTCTTGTTtccaggtgtgtgtggtgtgactGTGGTGACACAGAAGCCTCCTGTTCTGACTGTGAGAAAAGGAGAGACAGCCACCATGGACTGTAACCTGGGAACTGTTACTGACAGTGCTGCTCGCTGGTATAAACAGATTCCAGGTGGAGCTCCTCAGTATGTGCTGAGATATTATCATGGCTCGAGTTCTCCAACATATGGCTCTGGGTTCTCTTCTCCTAAATTCACGTCTAATCACCAGTCAACATCTGATTATCGCTTCATCATCAGCAATGTAGAGGAAGGAGActctgcagtttattactgtctAACATGGGATGGCTCTGTCAATGAGTTCGTATCACAGTGATTTACACTGTGACAAAAACCTCCTCACTATACTTCTGCTTTTTGTGCAACTGGTACATCTTGAGTGCACGTTAAGCAGTCACTGCTTTCTGGATTTTTCCTTAATAACAAcatgctttttctttgttcaatatttaatttCCAGTAATATTAGAATTGGGTTTATATGGATTTTCCTTTTCTCATcttaattttcatattttcttttctcatctaaGCTGTTTATCTCTCAAATAGAGAGTAAAGAAAATCTACACCACTCATTCAATGTTCATGATCCTGTGTTCCCATCATGGTTCCAACATAAAAGATGtttctttgatttatttaatgtattcattttcacaacaggatttattttcatattatttaataCAACTCTACACAGCATCTTAATAGAGCCCCTGCAAGAAGCAGGAGATGGATAACATCACAGCATCATTATCAGCATCTCTGGTCAGTTATTCTTGAAAATTTAGCTTATATATTATGTTAAATCTGGGATTAATCTGTCTGGATAAAAATTTCCAGTGATGATTGTTACACAAACACGTTCAGTATGTTGTCAAACACTGGTCTTCCTCATAGTTTATAACAAATTAAAAGGTCCATTAAAAAATAGACGTCACTGATAAATTAAGATAAGTAACTTAGCAGACTATATGAGGTTAGGCTGGAGTTCATAGGTTAACCATGATGTAATGGTAGAATTGACATCATgtgatttcatttttaacatggtCTCCCCGTCTCTCTACATACTTCTTCCAAACCACATATGTTCAAATTCTACCATTACATCAAAGACAGCCTATGAATTTCAGCCTGGCTTCATTCTTTAAGatgttgtttaaatttaataaataatctttattCGTATAAGAAAAACAGTTCCATTAACTTATTTACCATcaataaaactttgtttaactaattgcaactgaaaacattcACCAGGAAACACATGGAGATATTATTATGTACAATATGTTCTGATGTAAAACCACATTTCTTAAAagctcttcttttctctctctgaccaCTGCAGACATTTTTCTACAGAAAACATCATGcttgaatgtgtgttttgtaataaaatcagaCATCTGATGTTGACAGTGAACGTTGGTCTCAACAAGATGTTTCAGTTCCACTCCCCTCATCAGGGACAGTcaggaggtttttgtacagccatGTGTACAAACTGAATCACTGTGGTATTCGGACAAGGAACCAAGCTGATTGTAACAAGTAAGTaactttaaattgtttaaacAAGACAtgttatatgtttaaaatgatatATAAATGCAGTGGAGTTGGAGTTTcatttctgttctatttaaatagattaattcaagttattttattccttgttaaatgtttgagttcatatttattatttgtatttgttataCCAGCTTTATCAGGTTGGTCTGTAGATTTTAGACAGTTTATCAAACGTTGcattttatgtcatgtttttagcatgtttctcagtaaaaaatgtaaataagttataaagttttttttttatttattcttttttttacatcaattTGTCCATAAAATCATTTTGATTAAAAGATCTGCAGGTGATGAAATTTGGGATGTTTTTTTAGTAAGGGCTGAGCCATTTGTATGTTAATAAAAtcctttttctctcattttagcAAATTGTggcaaacataaaagaaaaaaaattgaaaagaaagaaaattgtgtTACAGTCTGCGAATCATTCCAGTGTTTTGTTATGGTATCAATACAAACAATAGATTTggctttttatgtaaaactttaattgtattgattaaatttcatttttctttacatattttttatttttcactgtcaatacaaaaacagaaaaaaatgtaaagcaaTGTTCAAATAAGTTCAAGAAACTAAGCACTTTATATTAggtttgttgttttgatttgagGTCAGATCTGatagaaaatgtatatttttttatttaagttaaatcTTCAGGATTACtataaacagaagaaataaactgagatttgttttcattgattTGCTTATATGAATGTCCTCCATGTCCTTCCAGGCTCCAGTCTCTCTGCTCCTGTCCTGACAGTCTTCCCTCCGTCCAGTTCTGAGCTTCAGTCCAGCAAAGTCACTCTGGTCTGTTTGTCCACTTTGCCCAGAGAGTCTAAGGGTTTCTCAGATGTGAGCTGGTTGCTTGCTGGGAGTCCAGTAAGCAGTGGGATCTCTACCAGCACTGCTGttcagagaccagaccagactttCCAGATCAGCAGCTCTCTGACCATCCAGACATCAGACTGGAACATGAATAAGGTTTACACATGTAAAGTGTCTTTGGGCTCCcagactgcagagaaaactaTCAACAAGTCTGAATGTCCTGCTGATGAATAGAAGAGGACCACAACCATCATTAAAACCTGCTTCTTTACTCTTTGCTCTGTCTACTGGTCTCAACCTTTAGATAATAGAAAAGATGTGTCTGCATGCTGCTAATCAGTTTTGTTCAGAATAAGGTTTTGTACAGAAttacctttttctttcatttattaaacaaacattttcctgcaaaacaaaataagcatgtttgtgtgtgtttatgtttccttttttccatCATAAAGGTGATAATTATAATGTGATGTTTAAATTGTTTGATGTTTGTTCCACTGACAATCAGAGAtgttgtaaaacagaaaaagctcatTATTCATGCAATACTGTTACTTCCTCTGTTGCTCTTCTCAGATTAAATTAAGCTcaataattaaagaaataacatttaaacagagaaattaaaatgagattACATCTGCTTTGTCAAACTGCAACAACATGATAACACttgatttaaaatgttgttcttAATCCATCAGTAAGAAGTGAGAAAAATCAGATAAAGAGCAACAAgtgaaagagatttttttatcctCAGTCAGTGAAgcatctcctctctctctccattTCTTCCTTTACAGGATGCAGCTGCAGACCTCCTCTTCTTATTTCCTGCTGCATGTAAATGATGAGTTCAGGGTGTCAGAGGGAACTGTCTGACACACTGATGTTTAATTATCACTCAGTCGTTGGTTAAAAGATTAGAAGATTGATCCAGGCACaaagtctgtttttctctcagagCTCACAAAACCATCACAGTGTATgctgatgctttttatttaaggctCACGTTAATAATACATCAGATTCTGTTACTTTTAGACACCAAAAGGGAAATTCATTGCATAATACAATCTGTGGAACAACACACAGCATAACCACTAACTTACTAAATGACTTAAAGGTGAGCAGTATCTCCAGTCCTACAGTTGACACTTGACCTCTAAATTTACATGAAGCTATAAATATGGAGTCGAGACCTGCAGGTGCATCCTGGGAGGACAGAGAGGGAGGTGTGGATGATGCTTCATTAACAGAGGATGAAAATTCAGTTTCATTTCATCagttttttatcatgtttaaggTATTCCAGGCAGCTAAAACCAGAGATTTGAATCAGCATTTGCTCCCTGCAGATGAACATCTACCacaatgtgtttttcttactcATAATGACTTGAGAGATAATTGAGAATTCAGATAATTTAATCTAAGGAATGGTAAACCATATGCTATTcatggtttttaaaaagttagttTTATGTATCTGAGCAGAAGCTGAGGAACCTTGCAGGCATCTCTGCATATGCAGAGATTACAATCAGAACTCCTTAACGTCAcacaaaattacattaaatgtaaaaataacaagaaCTCATGTTTAATCAaaaagttgtttatttatttatttttttaatcaaatgcagcaaatgcaaaacaaaaatttgAGAACTCTTTCAACACAGAGGGAAGAATAATTTTCCAACATTGAAAAGCTTTTAATGAGCAAACAGCACAAACAGTGAGAAGCAGGTTTTAATGATGGTTGTGGTCCTCTTCTATTCATCAGCAGGACATTCAGACTTGTTGATGGTTTTCTCTGCAGTCTGGGAGCCCAAAGACACTTTACATGTGTAAACCTTATTCATGTTCCAGTCTGATGTCTGGATGGTCAGAGAGCTGCTGATCTGGaaagtctggtctggtctctgaaCAGCAGTGCTGGTAGAGATCCCACTGCTTACTGGACTCCCAGCAAGCAACCAGCTCACATCTGAAAAAGGCCCAGACTGACTGGACAGACAGACCAGAGTGACTTTGCTGGACTGGAGCTCAGAACTGGACGGAGGGAAGACTGTCAGGACAGGAGCAGAGAGACTGGAGCCTGGAAGGACATGGAGGACATTCATAtaatcaaatcaataaaaacaaatctcagtttatttcttctgtttctaaTAATTCTGAAGGTTTTCcttgaataaaaaatacaaatttctaTGAGATCTGAccgcaaataaaaacaacaaacctaATATAAAGTGCATAGTTTCTTTAACTTATTTAAACATTGCTttacattttttcctgtttttgcatTGACagtgacaaataaaaaacaagtgaataaaaatgaaaatttaattaatacaaTTAAAGTTTTGCATAAAAAGCCAAAACCATTGTTTGTATTGATACCATCATGCAAAACATTGGAATGATTCACAGACTGTAACAcaatcttatttcttttttcttttttttttttcttttatatttgtcacagtttgataaaattaaacaacGTGATTTAAGCCCTTATAAAAAAACATCCCAAATTTCATCACCTGCAGATCTTTcaatcaaaattattttatggACAAGTTGATGTTTACTGAGAAACATGctaaaaacatgacataaaatgCAACGTTTGATAAACTGTCTAAAATCTACAGACCAACCTGATAAAGCTGGTATAAcaattacaaataataaatatgaactcaaacatttaacaaggaataaaaaaacatgaaattaatcTATTTAGATAGAACAGAAATGAAACTCCAACTCCACTGCATTTATATAGCATTTAAAACATAtaattttataaacatataacaatataaaattatgaatttataccaatttttttgtttttcaatataccaacaaccacaaacatgtaaacaaagtgTTAAATTACTTGCAAATTACTGAATATTAGTCATGTTTCTAGGTGGATGTTAAAACTATAAAACTACAAATgattataataaacattttatagtttaatAAGGTGACTGAAAAAACGTcacagaaaatctgttttaatataataaaaaaatatttgatctAATAAAAAGTTACTTACTTGTTACAATCAGCTTGGTTCCTTGTCCGAATACCACAGTGATTCAGTTTGTACACatggctgtacaaaaacctcctgACTGTCCCTGATGAGGGGAGTGGAACTGAAACATCTTGTTGAGACCAACGTTCACTGTCAACATCAGATGtctgattttattacaaaacacacattcaagCATGATGTTTTCTGTAGAAAAATGTCTGCAGtggtcagagagagaaaagaagagctTTTAAGAAATGTGGTTTTACATCAGAACATATTGTACATAATAATATCTCCATGTGTTTCCTGGTGAATGTTTTCAGTTGTAATTAgttaaacaaagttttattgATGGTAAATAAGTTAATGGAACTATTATTTTCTATGaataaagattatttattaaatttaaacaacattttgaaataattattatttcaaagAATAAGGACAGGCTGAAAAATCATAGGCTGTCTTTGATGTAATGGTAGAATATGAACATATTTGGTTTGGAAGAAGTATGTAGAGAGACGGGGAGaccatgttaaaaatgaaatcacATGATGTCAATTCTACCATTACATCATGGTTAACCTATAAACTCCAGCCTACCCTCATACAG from the Melanotaenia boesemani isolate fMelBoe1 chromosome 2, fMelBoe1.pri, whole genome shotgun sequence genome contains:
- the LOC121653196 gene encoding immunoglobulin lambda-1 light chain-like translates to MLGTLCTLITALTCVSGVTVLTQKPPVLTVRKGETATMDCNLGTVTGSAARWYKQIPGGGPQFVLRYYHSSSSPTYGSGFSSPKFTSNHQSTSDYRLIINNVEEGDSAVYYCQTWDDSAKEDVSQWVFGQGTKLIVTSSSLSAPVLTVFPPSSSELQSSKVTLVCLSSQSGPFSDVSWLLAGSPVSSGISTSTAVQRPDQTFQISSSLTIQTSDWNMNKVYTCKVSLGSQTAEKTINKSECPADE
- the LOC121652991 gene encoding immunoglobulin lambda-1 light chain-like is translated as MLGTLCTLITALTCVCGVTVVTQKPPVLTVRKGETATMDCNLGTVTDSAARWYKQIPGGAPQYVLRYYHGSSSPTYGSGFSSPKFTSNHQSTSDYRFIISNVEEGDSAVYYCLTWDGSVNEFVFGQGTKLIVTSSSLSAPVLTVFPPSSSELQSSKVTLVCLSTLPRESKGFSDVSWLLAGSPVSSGISTSTAVQRPDQTFQISSSLTIQTSDWNMNKVYTCKVSLGSQTAEKTINKSECPADE
- the LOC121653032 gene encoding immunoglobulin lambda-1 light chain-like; its protein translation is MLGTLCTLITALTCVSGVTVVTQTPPVLTVRKGETATMDCNLGTVTNDARWYKQIPGGVPQLVLRHYHGWSSPKYGSGFSSPKITCNHQSTSDYRLIINNVEEGDSAVYYCETWDSSASEFVFGQGTKLIVTSSSLSAPVLTVFPPSSSELQSSKVTLVCLSSQSGPFSDVSWLLAGSPVSSGISTSTAVQRPDQTFQISSSLTIQTSDWNMNKVYTCKVSLGSQTAEKTINKSECPADE